Genomic window (Roseivirga sp. 4D4):
GTCGTCAATGGCTTGCCAATTCGTTTCAAAAGAAGTATTGTAAGGCCCCTCAATGTCAAGCACGTCCAATTGGGTTGGGAAAGGAATTGTGTTGTCTAATCTAAAGAAGTCACCAGGGGGGAGTAACACCGGTGCGAATATGCGAGACGTTCCTTCTTCCGAGAGTTCGCCATCAAACAGCTGATCACCAGTAGTATTAAGCACCAAACTTACTGCGCCATTGAGGTCATTGGTCGGCTGTGTTAAGCTGGCAGAAACGGGTAATGTGGTCACTTGAGAAGAGACCTTAGCCACGTTTAAAGTCGACCCAAACTGTAGCTCATTGGATGTGTAGTCAATGATGTACATGGCGACAGTGCCTACTTCTGTATTGACATCATCAGTGGCATCACAGCCCATCAAAAGGGCAGTAGAAACAAATAAGGATAGGAATACTTTTTTCATAATTATTGGCTTAGTGCGAAACTAGTGATTAAACGGGTTTGGCAATTAGTTTGGTCTAATATTCTTGAGTTCAATCGATAATTGGACACTGAAAGTCAGTAAAAGGATGGAATTTAAAAATCTTATCACACTTCACTCCACTTTTATACATTTTTCAACCTTGAGATAATTTTCAAAAACGGTATTTAATACAAGTAATTGATAATCAATGAATTAAAGATCAATTGGTTCCAAAGGCTACTGCTGTTTGTTTGTTAGAAATATTTGCCTTTTTGACGATAAATCGGCATTTTTAAGAAAAAGTGTGAAAAAGTGGAAAAGAGTGGGGCAATGTGGAGAGTTTTTCTATCTTTGTATTAGTTCAGGTGTGTAATGTCTTTTTTTACTGGAGAATATGACTGTAAGCTAGATGCAAAAGGAAGGTTGGCTTTACCTGCAAAGGTGAAGGCGGCATTACCTGATGTAGCTAATCAAGAGCTCGTCTTAAGGCGAGGTTTTGAGTCGTGCTTGATTTTGTATCCTATGATCGAGTATAAAAAGATTATCAATCGTGTTCGGTCGTTGAGTGAATTCAATGAAGAGTATCGAAAATTTCAGCGCAGTTTTTTTAGAGGGAATGCAGAAGTAGAGTTAGATAGTGCTGGAAGGATCAATATTCAGAAGCGTATGCTGGAATATGCTGATTTGACTAAAGAAGTTGTGCTAGTAGGGTTGGGAAATAGAGTTGAAATCTGGAATCCAGACCTGTACGAAGAAAACCTCATCAATGATGCTTCAGAGTATTCTCAGTTGGCCGAAAAATACTTGGCTGATGACTAAAGAGAATGGCTGAATATCACGTGCCGGTAATGTTGCAGGAATGCATCGAAGGGCTGGCAATCAAACCTGACGGAATTTATGTAGATGTGACCTTTGGAGGCGGGGGTCATTCCATTGAAATGTTGAAGCATATATCTGGTACGGGCAGGCTTTTGAGCTTTGACCAGGATGATGATGCTAAGGCAAATGCCTCAAAAATAGAGAATCGTTCTTTCACATTTATACAAGCCAATTTTCGACACCTAAGACGGTATTTGAAGTTGTACGGTGTCAACAAAGTTGATGGTATTTTGGCTGATTTAGGCATTTCGTCACATCAGATCGATGAAGTATCACGTGGGTTTTCAATCCGCGGAGATGCAGCGCTCGACATGAGGATGGATAGAGGAAGTGAGTTGACTGCGGCAACGATAGTCAATACTTACGGAGAGAAAGAGCTTCATCGTATTCTGGGAATTTATGGTGAAGTGAAAAATGCCAAAACACTGGCTGCGGCAATCGTTTCAGAACGGTTTTCGGAGTCATTCAAAACCACCTTCGACTTAATTGCATTGCTCGAAAAGTATGCGCCAAGAGGTAGAGAGAATAAATATTACGCTCAGGTATTTCAGGCATTGCGAATAGAGGTTAATGATGAAATGGGTGCTTTGGAAGACTTTTTAACACAGTCGGCCGAAATGCTCAAACCAGAAGGTAGGCTAGTGGTGATGAGTTATCACTCGCTTGAAGATCGGATGGTGAAAAACTTCATTAACAAAGGGAAATTTTTTGGTGATGTAGAGAAAGATTTTTTCGGAAACGAAATAAAGCCCTTGAGGGCTGTGAATAGAAAACTAATACAACCGAATCAACAGGAGTTAAAAGCTAACAGTAGATCCAGGAGTGCGAAACTCCGGATAGCTGAGCGAATATAAAGATGGCTGAAAACAGATTTAGAGTCAGAGAAAACGAAAAGCCCAAGGGCAGAGGGTTCTTCGGCTTCTTGTCTGCAAAGCTCAAGCTAAGCCAGTCTTGGAATTCACAACTTCCTGTTAAGCACCTGCCTAAGGTGGCTTTCACGGTATTGCTGGGTGTGTTCTATGTTTGGAACAACCACTATGCAGAACGTACTGTGAGGCAAATCGATAAGTTGGAAGACGAAGTCGAAGACCTTAGAGCAAACGTGACCACGCTGGAAGCGAACTACATGTACAGTAGTAAGCAGTCAGAAGTAGCCAAGAAGGTAAAAGCGCTTGGTTTAGAGGAGAGTATGGAGCCACCGGCTAAAATCATTGTAGAAGGCAATGAATATTAAGAAATCCATATTACTCAGGGTCCGCATAGCTTTTTTGGTGGCTGTGCTATTTGTTTTGGCCGTAGTCTACCGATTGGTAGATATCCAGGTAATCGAAGGAGATGCTTGGAGAGAGAAGGCTGAGACCTTTAGTCTTGACTACCGAAAGATAAAAGCAACGAGAGGCAATATTTATGCAAGCGGAAATGATCTGCTCGCTACATCACTGCCTTTCTATAAACTAGCATTCGATCCGTCAGTTGTTGACGAAGAGATATTTACGTCTAATTTAGACTCCCTTTCACACCTATTGTCGGCATTTTTCCGAGATCATTCTTCAGACTACTATCAGAAGAAGATCTCGGAAGCTCGACAGTCCAAGAGACAATACCTAGTTCTCAATACCCGCCAACTTGATTATCAGGAAAAGGAAATGCTAGAGCAGTGGCCCATTTTCAATTTGGGTAGAATGAAGGGTGGCGTAATTTTCAATAAGGAAGATAAGAGACACAATCCATTTCAAAACCTTGCTGGAAGAACAGTGGGGTATTTGCGTGACAATGTAGGTGTAGGTATAGAAAGAAGTTTTAATCGCTATCTGGCCGGAAAGTCAGGTGAAGGTCTATTTCAGAAAGTAGCAGGAAACAACTGGATGCCTGTAAACGCGTCTTCAGACATTAGTCCCATCGATGGTTATGATGTGCATACCACTATCGATGTCAACCTTCAGGATGTTGCCCAAAATGCACTTCTAAAAACTGTAACCAAATACAATGCAGCTTATGGTACTGTGGTGTTGATGGAGGTCAAGACCGGTGAGATCAAAGCCATTTCAAACCTCAAGAGAACTTCAAGGGGTACTTATGCAGAGAATAAGAATTTTGCGGTCGCAGAGAACAATGATCCAG
Coding sequences:
- the mraZ gene encoding division/cell wall cluster transcriptional repressor MraZ yields the protein MSFFTGEYDCKLDAKGRLALPAKVKAALPDVANQELVLRRGFESCLILYPMIEYKKIINRVRSLSEFNEEYRKFQRSFFRGNAEVELDSAGRINIQKRMLEYADLTKEVVLVGLGNRVEIWNPDLYEENLINDASEYSQLAEKYLADD
- the rsmH gene encoding 16S rRNA (cytosine(1402)-N(4))-methyltransferase RsmH, with amino-acid sequence MAEYHVPVMLQECIEGLAIKPDGIYVDVTFGGGGHSIEMLKHISGTGRLLSFDQDDDAKANASKIENRSFTFIQANFRHLRRYLKLYGVNKVDGILADLGISSHQIDEVSRGFSIRGDAALDMRMDRGSELTAATIVNTYGEKELHRILGIYGEVKNAKTLAAAIVSERFSESFKTTFDLIALLEKYAPRGRENKYYAQVFQALRIEVNDEMGALEDFLTQSAEMLKPEGRLVVMSYHSLEDRMVKNFINKGKFFGDVEKDFFGNEIKPLRAVNRKLIQPNQQELKANSRSRSAKLRIAERI
- a CDS encoding FtsL-like putative cell division protein, with product MAENRFRVRENEKPKGRGFFGFLSAKLKLSQSWNSQLPVKHLPKVAFTVLLGVFYVWNNHYAERTVRQIDKLEDEVEDLRANVTTLEANYMYSSKQSEVAKKVKALGLEESMEPPAKIIVEGNEY